One Microtus pennsylvanicus isolate mMicPen1 chromosome 3, mMicPen1.hap1, whole genome shotgun sequence DNA window includes the following coding sequences:
- the LOC142847162 gene encoding olfactory receptor 8B3-like: protein MDSVNVSLVTEFILIGLTDQPELQMPLFFLFLAMYLITALGNLCLIILTVLNSHLHTPMYFFLFNLSFIDICYCSVFTPQMLMNFILRENVISYVECMIQVYFFIFFAVSECYVLTSMAYDRYMAISNPLLYNVVMSPKLCLILMFGSYFIALSNAVANTACMLRLSFCDANTINHYFCDIPPLLQLSCTSTYANKLIILVTGSINIFVPTSTLFISYGFILSSIIHIRSSEGRSKAFSTCSSHVLAVSLFFVSGALEYFKPSSAGSMNEGKISSVFYNNVVPMMNPLIYSLRNKDIKVALMKSLSRCNF from the coding sequence ATGGACTCAGTAAATGTCTCTCTGGTGACTGAATTTATTCTGATAGGATTAACAGATCAGCCTGAACTCCAAATGCCCTTGTTTTTTCTGTTCCTAGCAATGTATTTGATCACTGCATTGGGAAATTTGTGTTTAATAATTCTGACTGTGCTGAATTCTCACCTGCACACTCCtatgtacttttttctctttaacttgtCCTTTATAGACATTTGCTATTGTTCTGTGTTCACTCCCCAAATGCTGATGAACTTCATATTAAGGGAGAATGTAATTTCTTATGTGGAATGTATGATTCAAGTATACTTCTTTATATTCTTTGCTGTATCTGAATGCTATGTGTTGACTtcaatggcctatgatcgctaCATGGCCATCAGTAATCCACTCTTGTATAATGTTGTCATGTCTCCAAAATTATGTTTGATACTTATGTTTGGTTCCTACTTTATTGCACTTTCTAATGCTGTAGCTAACACTGCATGCATGCTGAGACTGAGCTTCTGTGATGCCAACACCATCAACCACTACTTCTGTGATATCCCTCCTTTGCTTCAGCTCTCTTGCACAAGTACATATGCAAACAAGCTTATAATACTTGTTACTGGGAGCATCAAcatttttgttcctacttcaacCCTCTTTATCTCCTATGGTTTCATCCTTTCCAGCATCATCCACATCCGTTCTTCTGAGGGCAGATCCAAAGCCTTCAGCACCTGCAGCTCCCACGTTCttgctgtttctttgttctttgtttcagGTGCACTTGAATATTTCAAACCCTCCTCAGCAGGGTCTATGAATGAAGGAAAAATCTCTTCTGTTTTTTACAACAATGTAGTTCCCATGATGAACCCATTAATCTATAGCTTGAGAAACAAAGATATTAAAGTTGCCCTCATGAAAAGCTTGAGCCGCTGTAACTTTTGA
- the LOC142847163 gene encoding olfactory receptor 8B3-like: MDSINVSFMTKFILVGLTDQPNLQMPLFFLFLAMYMVTVLGNLCLIILTVFNSHLHTPMYFFLFNLSFIDICYCSVFTPQMLMNFVLRENVISYMECMTQVYFFMFFAVSECYVLTSMAYDRYMAICNPLLYNVVMSPKLCLILMFGSYFIAFSNAVAHTVCMLKLRFCEAHTINHYFCDIPPLLQLSCTSTYANKLVILVAGSINIIIPTSTLFISYGFILSSIIHIRSSEGRSKAFSTCSSHVLAVSLFFVSGALEYFKPSSAGSMNEGKISSVFYTNVVPMMNPLIYSLRNKDIKVALIKSLSHGNF; the protein is encoded by the coding sequence ATGGATTCAATAAATGTCTCCTTTATGACTAAATTCATTCTGGTAGGATTAACAGACCAGCCTAATCTCCAAATGCCcttattctttctatttctagCAATGTATATGGTCACTGTGTTGGGAAATTTGTGTTTGATAATTCTGACTGTATTTAATTCTCACCTTCATACCCCTatgtacttctttctttttaacttgtCCTTTATAGACATCTGTTATTGCTCTGTGTTCACTCCCCAAATGCTGATGAATTTCGTATTAAGGGAGAATGTCATTTCTTATATGGAATGTATGactcaagtttatttttttatgttctttGCTGTATCTGAATGCTATGTGTTGACTtcaatggcctatgatcgctaCATGGCCATCTGCAATCCACTCTTGTATAATGTTGTCATGTCTCCAAAATTATGTTTGATACTTATGTTTGGTTcctattttattgcattttctaaTGCTGTTGCTCACACTGTATGCATGCTGAAACTAAGATTCTGTGAGGCCCACACCATCAACCACTACTTCTGTGATATTCCTCCTTTGCTCCAACTCTCTTGCACGAGCACATATGCAAACAAGCTCGTAATTCTTGTTGCTGGGAGCATCAACATTATTATTCCTACTTCAACCCTCTTTATCTCCTATGGTTTCATTCTTTCCAGCATCATCCACATCCGTTCTTCTGAGGGCAGGTCCAAAGCCTTCAGCACCTGCAGCTCCCACGTTCttgctgtttctttgttctttgtttcagGTGCACTTGAATATTTCAAACCCTCCTCAGCAGGGTCTATGAATGAAGGAAAAATCTCTTCTGTCTTTTACACCAATGTAGTTCCCATGATGAACCCATTAATCTACAGCTTGAGGAACAAAGATATTAAAGTTGCCCTGATAAAAAGCCTGAGCCACGGTAACTTTTGA
- the LOC142847164 gene encoding olfactory receptor 8B3-like, which translates to MNSANFSLVAEFILVGLTDKPELQMPLFFLFLGMYLVTALGNFCLIILTVLNSHLHTPIYFFLFNLSFIDICYCSVFTPQMLMNFILRKNVITYTECMTQLYFFIFFAVSECYVLTSMAYDRYMAICNPLLYNVAMSSKLCLNLMLGSYFISFSTAVAHTACMLRLTFCDANTINHYFCDIPPLLQLSCSSIYVNELLILVVVSINIIVPTSTVFISYGFILSNIFHISSSEGRSKAFGTCSSHILAVSLFFGSGAFVYFKPSTDGSMSEGKIYSVFYTNVVPMMNPLIYSLRNKDIKVALKKTLISRIF; encoded by the coding sequence ATGAACTCAGCAAATTTCTCTTTGGTGGCCGAATTCATTCTGGTAGGACTAACAGATAAACCTGAACTTCAAAtgcctttgttctttctcttcctaggAATGTATCTTGTCACTGCATTGGGAAATTTCTGTTTGATAATTCTAACTGTACTGAATTCTCACCTCCACACCCCTATATACTTTTTTCTGTTTAACTTGTCTTTTATAGACATTTGCTATTGTTCTGTGTTCACTCCTCAAATGCTTATGAACTTTATATTAAGGAAAAATGTAATTACATACACAGAATGTATGACCCAACTctatttctttatcttctttgcTGTTTCTGAGTGCTATGTGTTAACTtcaatggcctatgatcgctaCATGGCCATCTGCAATCCACTGTTATATAATGTTGCCATGTCTTCTAAACTATGCTTGAACCTTATGCTTGGTTCCTACTTTATCTCATTTTCTACTGCTGTGGCTCACACTGCATGCATGCTTAGACTGACCTTTTGTGATGCCAACACCATCAACCACTACTTCTGTGATATTCCTCCTTTGCTCCAGCTTTCTTGTTCAAGCATATATGTCAATGAGCTTTTGATTCTTGTGGTTGTAAGCATCAATATCATTGTTCCTACTTCAACTGTCTTTATCTCCTATGGTTTCATTCTTTCCAATATCTTCCACATCAGTTCCTCTGAGGGCAGGTCCAAAGCCTTTGGTACCTGCAGCTCCCACATTCTTgctgtttctctgttctttggaTCAGGTGCATTTGTATATTTCAAACCCTCCACAGATGGATCTATGAGTGAAGGGAAAATCTATTCTGTCTTTTACACCAATGTGGTTCCCATGATGAATCCTTTAATCTACAGCTTGAGGAACAAAGATATTAAAGTTGCTCTGAAGAAAACCTTGATCAGCAGGATCTTCTGA
- the LOC142847165 gene encoding olfactory receptor 8B3-like, which translates to MNSANFSLVTKFILVGLSDEPELQMPLFFLFLGMYLVTALGNLCLIILTGLNSHLHTPMYFFLFNLSFIDVCYCSVFTPQMLMNFVLTEKVISYMECMTQVFFFCFFVVSECYVLTSMAYDRYMAICNPLLYNVVMSPKLCLNLMFGSYFIAVSNAIAHTICMLRLSFCDTNTINHYFCDIPFLLQLSCSSTYVNNLVIFVAASINIIVPTSTIFISYGFILSSILHISSSEGRSKAFSTCSSHIIAVFLFFGSGALVYFKPSSAESLNEGKIYSVFYTNVVPMMNPLIYSLKNKDIKVAFRKTLRNV; encoded by the coding sequence ATGAACTCAGCAAATTTCTCTTTGGTGACCAAATTCATTCTGGTAGGACTATCAGATGAACCTGAACTTCAAATGcccttgttctttctcttcctaggAATGTATCTGGTCACTGCATTGGGAAATTTGTGTTTGATAATTTTGACTGGGTTGAATTCTCACCTCCACACTCCtatgtacttttttctctttaacttgtcctttatagatgtctgttattGTTCCGTGTTCACTCCCCAAATGCTGATGAACTTCGTATTAACGGAGAAAGTCATATCTTACATGGAATGTATGACTcaagtctttttcttttgcttctttgttgttTCTGAATGCTATGTGTTGACTTCTATGGCCTATGATCGCTACATGGCCATCTGCAATCCACTCTTGTATAATGTTGTCATGTCTCCTAAACTATGTTTGAATCTTATGTTTGGTTCCTACTTTATTGCTGTTTCTAATGCTATAGCTCACACCATATGCATGCTGAGACTGAGCTTCTGTGATACCAATACCATCAACCACTACTTCTGTGATATTCCTTTTTTGCTCCAGCTCTCTTGCTCAAGCACATATGTTAACAATCTTGTAATTTTTGTGGCTGCAAGCATTAACATCATTGTTCCTACTTCAACTATCTTTATCTCCTATGGGTTCATCCTTTCCAGCATCCTCCACATCAGTTCCTCTGAGGGCAGGTCCAAAGCCTTCagcacctgcagctcccacatcattgcagtttttctgttctttggttCAGGTGCTCTTGTGTATTTCAAACCCTCCTCAGCTGAATCACTGAATGAAGGAAAAATTTATTCTGTCTTTTATACCAATGTTGTTCCCATGATGAATCCCTTAATCTACAGCTTGAAGAACAAAGATATTAAAGTTGCCTTTAGGAAAACCCTCAGGAACGTTTGA